CTGTCTGCTGCGGACGTAACGCTGGCTGACATCATGGAAGTGGACCCCGTTGCAGTGCGCCCACACGCTAATCAAGAGTTCGTAGCCGATTTAATCGCCCGCTATAATTTACTCTCCGTTCCCGTTATAGATGATAACCATCGATTAGTCGGGCGAATTACTGTTGACGACGCTATTGATGTTTTGACCGATGAGGCAACGCAAGATATCTACCACCTTGCTAACCTTGGCCAAGAAGACCACGTTTCGACGCCGATTATTATTTCTACTCGCCGTCGTGCCCCATGGTTACTCATTAATTTGGGTACCGCCGTTTTAGCTGCCGCGACGATTTCACTTTTTTCGGACACCATTGCCCAGTATGTTGTTCTAGCCGCTATGATGCCAATCGTTTCTGGTATGGGTGGTAACGCTGGTACACAATCACTGACCGTTGTGGTGCGGAGCCTCGCACTCGGTGAAGTTGATTGGAGCCTTGGAATGAAAGTAATCGGGAAAGAGTTGGGCATCGGTGTTTTGAATGGCATGCTCATTGGTGTTGTTATCGGTCTCTTAACGTTTGCGTGGTATCAGAACATTTGGCTGGCACTTGTTATGTTCTTGGCCATGCTCGGAAACTTAATTATTGCAGGACTCGTTGGCGCCTTCGTTCCCTTAGTGCTTCGTAAATTGAAGCAAGACCCGGCGCTCGGGTCGAGTATTTTTGTCACAACCGCCACAGACGTTGGTGGGTTCTCCCTCTTCCTTGGATTAGCCACCCTGCTCATTAGCCTCATTGTTAAGTAAGGTCGTATGTCGGCGTTAGTGGTTACGAATTTACAAAAATCTTACAACGGCGTTCCGGCAGTAAACGACGTTTCGTTTTCAATTGCCGAAGGGGAATTTTTTGGTTTCCTTGGTCCGAATGGTGCTGGGAAAACAACCACCATTGGCTGCATCGCGGGGCTGGTTACTCCAGACTCTGGGAGCATCACTGTTTTTAGTCAGGATGTTGTTACAAATTACCGAGCGGCACGGGCGTTGGTTGGTTTGTCGCCGCAAGAGTTTAATGTTGATATTTTTCGCTATCCTTTAGAAACACTGATAAGTAACGGAGGTTACTTTGGCATTACTGAGGGGGCTGCTAAACTACGCGCCGAAACACTACTGAAGCGGTTTGATTTGTGGGAGCAACGGATGAAGCCATTTCAAAGTTTGTCTGGTGGTATGAAACGTCGTGTACTTTTGGCTCGGGCTTTAATGCATAAACCAAAGTTGCTCATTCTCGATGAACCGACGGCGGGAGTGGACGTAGAAATGCGGCACTGGCTCTGGCAAGAGTTAAAAGATATTCAAGCACAAGGGACAACCATTCTTTTAACAACGCACTACCTAGAAGAAGCAGAACGGCTTTGTGAGCGCGTGGCCATAATCGATCATGGAAAGATTGTGCTTATGGAAAAAACAGCTGAGCTACTCGCAAAAGAGGGCCACAAGAAATTGGAAGAAATTTATCTTGACCTCACGCGAACCGAGGCTAAAGAGAACGGGATATGAACTGGGTAGGGCTGTATACGTTATACATTCGTGAGTTGCGCAAAACATTTAAGTTAGCGGTGCAGACGGTATTCCCCCCTATTATTTCCTCACTCCTGTATATTGTTGTCTTTGGCAACATTCTCGGGTCACGAATTGAAAATATACTGCCAGGCGTAAGCTACATTGATTTTATGATTCCGGGGTTACTTATGATGAACGTCATCTCTGCCAGTTTTACAAACACTTCTTCATCTATCTACATTGGGAAGTTGCAGAATACACTCTCTGAGCTTCTTGTTGCACCACTTTCGTACACGGAGATTGTTCTTGGATTTGTGCTCGCCGCCACTACTCGCGGGTTGGTGGTTGGGCTTGGGGTGTATGGCGTAGCCTTATTTTTCACAACTGCATCCATTTCTCATTTCTGGGCGTTTCTATTTTTCCTTATCGCTACGTCACTGTTGTTTGCTTCGCTTGGAGGCATCGTCGGATTGTGGGGGAAATCGTTTGATCACATTAGTCTTCCTAATACATTCATACTGCTCCCACTCTCTTTCTTTGGTGGTGTCTTTCATTCGGTGCGATTACTCCCTGACTGGATGGCAACAGTGAGCCACTTCAACCCTATTTTTTATATGGTTAATGGCATTCGTTTTAGCATGATAGGAATAAGTGACGTGAACTCCCTCATTGCCGCCGCTGTTGTTATTGCCCTAACAATTTTTTCGTTTGCCATGTGCGTTCGTATGTTCCAACGAGGCTACAATTTGAGGTCCTAAATTCTACACAAAGCTGCGTTGCTCATTCTGAACGGCGGTGCTAAGGTACCGCCGTTTGCGTTTTTAGCGTCTATAGAGACGCTCCATGATCATTACCAGAGGAATAAGGAGGAAAGAACCGTGAGAACATTTAAGCTGCCAATGCGACTCTTGGGACTCGGTTCCGGGGGCGGGAGCACGCTCAGGGCCATCAAGTTGGCGACCATGGAAGGCGGAATCCTTCATGGTCTTGTCGAGTTGGTGTGCGCCGTCGCAACCAACACCAAGGACGCCCTTGGTCTCATCGACAAGCTCACCGCTCTCGGCATGACTGAGGGGGACAATCTTCTCGTCGTGCCGTACAAGGTGAGTGAGGCGGAACACTGGGGGCGAGTTCTTCTTGAACTCTCTCGTCAGTTCGCGGTGGACCATGTTGGACTCTACGGTTGCATCCCAACCGTGCCGGAGTCGTGCGTCAGAGCACTCGTTGCCGAGGGCATCCGCGGCACGAACCAGCATCCGGCTCATCCGAAAGCATTCGGTGGGCCGGGTATGTTTGGGAAGCGTGTCGTGGCGTCGCAGATCGCGTTCGCCCGTCTCGTGCTACCGCGTGATTTCGTGGCCATGTCAGTTTGCCAGGATCTCGATCCGTTTGTCGACGAAGGAAGAGTGCTCCACTTTGAGGAGTGCCCAATTTTGCCGGCAGATGACGTGGACTCACTGCAAGCAAGGCTTCTTCCGACCGAACACTGCGTTCAGATCGAGGCGTTGCGTCGTGCGGCGCAAGGTGAGCTGTTGCCTGTCGATTGTCCCTCGCCGGTGAGGGCAGGAGAAGAGAGGCGGCTCAACTGGGCCAAAGAAATCGGTTTCATGCTGTACCCCGAGGGACGCCCCTATAAGGAGTGCCTCGCGAGAATGATCGAGCGGCGCCGCTGAGAAGAAGGAGTAGGACCATTTTCCATGCCGGGACGAGGGTCGCCGACAGCGGCCGGGACATCCTCACGGATAGTGGGCGCGCGTTGACGGTCGTCGGGCGAGGTGCAAACCTCGATTTCCGTGCGGCGCGTGAAGCCGCTTACCGTCGGGTCAATACGATTCACTGGGATGGTGAGTACCACCGGAACGATATCGCTGCTGGGCTTTAGCCCGACAGCAAAATAAAGGAGGTCAGAAGAAACTAAGGAGGGAAAACGGCGT
This genomic window from Patescibacteria group bacterium contains:
- a CDS encoding ABC transporter ATP-binding protein, with protein sequence MSALVVTNLQKSYNGVPAVNDVSFSIAEGEFFGFLGPNGAGKTTTIGCIAGLVTPDSGSITVFSQDVVTNYRAARALVGLSPQEFNVDIFRYPLETLISNGGYFGITEGAAKLRAETLLKRFDLWEQRMKPFQSLSGGMKRRVLLARALMHKPKLLILDEPTAGVDVEMRHWLWQELKDIQAQGTTILLTTHYLEEAERLCERVAIIDHGKIVLMEKTAELLAKEGHKKLEEIYLDLTRTEAKENGI
- the mgtE gene encoding magnesium transporter produces the protein MHKSLNRVQDALLRLIRNHALSSAFNAVKQMHPADLAQLLPYLQASEQQWFAESLLKSRKLARVISELDESQVPEILELIPEDHFMAALQELDPDDVADLIHGLPEERRQPVFDKLNGTQKKAVGKLLGYAPDTAGGIMTTDLLSMQSTLTVGEAIAQIRALPKDAAEEYYSIYVCDDNEQLVGAVTFRQLVLSAADVTLADIMEVDPVAVRPHANQEFVADLIARYNLLSVPVIDDNHRLVGRITVDDAIDVLTDEATQDIYHLANLGQEDHVSTPIIISTRRRAPWLLINLGTAVLAAATISLFSDTIAQYVVLAAMMPIVSGMGGNAGTQSLTVVVRSLALGEVDWSLGMKVIGKELGIGVLNGMLIGVVIGLLTFAWYQNIWLALVMFLAMLGNLIIAGLVGAFVPLVLRKLKQDPALGSSIFVTTATDVGGFSLFLGLATLLISLIVK
- a CDS encoding ABC transporter permease yields the protein MNWVGLYTLYIRELRKTFKLAVQTVFPPIISSLLYIVVFGNILGSRIENILPGVSYIDFMIPGLLMMNVISASFTNTSSSIYIGKLQNTLSELLVAPLSYTEIVLGFVLAATTRGLVVGLGVYGVALFFTTASISHFWAFLFFLIATSLLFASLGGIVGLWGKSFDHISLPNTFILLPLSFFGGVFHSVRLLPDWMATVSHFNPIFYMVNGIRFSMIGISDVNSLIAAAVVIALTIFSFAMCVRMFQRGYNLRS